A single window of Symphalangus syndactylus isolate Jambi chromosome 4, NHGRI_mSymSyn1-v2.1_pri, whole genome shotgun sequence DNA harbors:
- the ZEB1 gene encoding zinc finger E-box-binding homeobox 1 isoform X10, whose protein sequence is MADGPRCKRRKQANPRRNNVTNYNTVVETNSDSDDEDKLHIVEEESVTDAADCEGVPEDDLPTDQTVLPGRSSEREGNAKNCWEDDRTPDAFSQLLTCPYCDRGYKRFTSLKEHIKYRHEKNEDNFSCSLCSYTFAYRTQLERHMTSHKSGRDQRHVTQSGCNRKFKCTECGKAFKYKHHLKEHLRIHSGEKPYECPNCKKRFSHSGSYSSHISSKKCISLIPVNGRPRTGLKTSQCSSPSLSASPGSPTRPQIRQKIENKPLQEQLSVNQIKTEPVDYEFKPIVVASGINCSTPLQNGVFTGGGPLQATSSPQGVVQAVVLPTVGLVSPISINLSDIQNVLKVAVDGNVIRQVLENNQANLASKEQETINASPIQQGGHSVISAISLPLVDQDGTTKIIINYSLEQPSQLQVVPQNLKKENPVATNSCKSEKLPEDLTVKSEKDKSFEGGVNDSTCLLCDDCPGDINALPELKHYDLKQPTQPPPLPAAEAEKPESSVSSATGDGNLSPSQPPLKNLLSLLKAYYALNAQPSAEELSKIADSVNLPLDVVKKWFEKMQAGQISVQSSEPSSPEPGKVNIPAKNNDHPQSANANEPQDSTVNLQSPLKMTNSPVLPLGSTTNGSRSSTPSPSPLNLSSSRNTQGYLYTAEGAQEEPQVEPLDLSLPKQQGELLERSTITSVYQNSVYSVQEEPLNLSCAKKEPQKDSCVTDSEPVVNVIPPSANPINIAIPTVTAQLPTIVAIADQNSVPCLRALAANKQTILIPQVAYTYSTTVSPAVQEPPLKVIQPNGNQDERQDTSSEGVSNVEDQNDSDSTPPKKKMRKTENGMYACDLCDKIFQKSSSLLRHKYEHTGKRPHECGICKKAFKHKHHLIEHMRLHSGEKPYQCDKCGKRFSHSGSYSQHMNHRYSYCKREAEERDSTEQEEAGPEILSNEHVGARASPSQGDSDERESLTREEDEDSEKEEEEEDKEVEELQEEKECEKPQGDEEEEEEEVEEEVEEAENEGEEAKTEGLMKDDRAESQASSLGQKVSESSEQVSEEKTNEA, encoded by the exons GAACACCAGATGCATTTTCACAATTACTCACCTGTCCATATTGTGATAGAGGCTATAAACGCTTTACCTCTCTGAAAGAACACATTAAATATCGTCATGAAAAGAATGAAGATAACTTTAGTTGCTCCCTGTGCAGTTACACCTTTGCATACAGAACCCAACTTGAACGTCACATGACATCACATAAATCAGGAAGAGATCAA AGACATGTGACGCAGTCTGGGTGTAATCGTAAATTCAAGTGCACTGAGTGTGGAAAAGCTTTCAAATACAAACATCACCTAAAAGAGCACTTAAGAATTCACAgtg gagAGAAGCCATATGAATGCCCAAACTGCAAGAAACGCTTTTCCCATTCTGGCTCCTATAGCTCACACATAAGCAGTAAGAAATGTATCAGCTTGATACCTGTGAATGGGCGACCAAGAACAGGACTCAAGACATCTCAGTGTTCTTCACCGTCTCTTTCAGCATCACCAGGCAGTCCCACACGACCACAGATACGGCAAAAGATAGAGAATAAACCCCTTCAAGAACAACTTTCTGTTAACCAAATTAAAACTGAACCTGTGGATTATGAATTCAAACCCATAGTGGTTGCTTCAGGAATCAACTGTTCAACCCCTTTACAAAATGGGGTTTTCACTGGTGGTGGCCCATTACAGGCAACCAGTTCTCCTCAGGGCGTGGTGCAAGCTGTTGTTCTGCCAACAGTTGGTTTGGTGTCTCCCATAAGTATCAATTTAAGTGATATTCAGAATGTACTTAAAGTGGCGGTAGATGGTAATGTAATAAGGCAAGTGTTGGAGAATAATCAAGCCAATCTTGCATCCAAAGAACAAGAAACAATCAATGCTTCACCCATACAACAAGGTGGCCATTCTGTTATTTCAGCCATCAGTCTTCCTTTGGTTGATCAAGATGGAACAACCAAAATTATCATCAACTACAGTCTTGAGCAGCCTAGCCAACTTCAAGTTGttcctcaaaatttaaaaaaagaaaatccagtcgCAACAAACAGTTGTAAAAGTGAAAAGTTACCAGAAGATCTTACTGTTAAGTCTGAGAAGGACAAAAGCTTTGAAGGGGGGGTGAATGATAGCACTTGTCTTCTGTGTGATGATTGTCCAGGAGATATTAATGCACTTCCAGAATTAAAGCACTATGACCTAAAGCAGCCTACTCAGCCTCCTCCACTCCCTGCAGCAGAAGCTGAGAAGCCTGAGTCCTCCGTTTCATCAGCTACTGGAGATGGCAATTTGTCTCCCAGTCAGCCACCTTTAAAGAACCTCTTGTCTCTCCTAAAAGCATATTATGCTTTGAATGCACAACCAAGTGCAGAAGAGCTCTCAAAAATTGCTGATTCAGTAAACCTACCACTGGATGTAGTAAAAAAGTGGTTTGAAAAGATGCAAGCTGGACAGATTTCAGTGCAATCTTCTGAACCATCTTCTCCTGAACCAGGCAAAGTAAATATCCCTGCCAAGAACAATGATCATCCTCAATCTGCAAATGCAAATGAACCCCAGGACAGCACAGTAAATCTACAAAGTCCTTTGAAGATGACTAACTCCCCAGTTTTACCACTGGGATCAACCACCAATGGTTCCAGAAGTAGTACACCATCCCCATCACCTCTAAACCTTTCCTCATCCAGAAATACACAGGGTTACTTGTACACAGCTGAGGGTGCACAAGAAGAGCCACAAGTAGAACCTCTTGATCTTTCACTACCAAAGCAACAGGGAGAATTATTAGAAAGGTCAACTATCACTAGCGTTTACCAGAACAGTGTTTATTCTGTCCAGGAAGAACCCTTGAACTTGTCTTGCGCAAAAAAGGAGCCACAAAAGGACAGTTGTGTTACAGACTCAGAACCAGTTGTAAATGTAATCCCACCAAGTGCCAACCCCATAAATATCGCTATACCTACCGTCACTGCCCAGTTACCCACAATCGTGGCCATTGCTGACCAGAACAGTGTTCCATGCTTACGAGCACTAGCTGCCAATAAGCAAACGATTCTGATTCCCCAGGTGGCATACACATACTCAACTACGGTCAGCCCTGCAGTCCAAGAACCACCCTTGAAAGTGATCCAGCCAAATGGAAATCAG GATGAAAGACAAGATACTAGCTCAGAAGGAGTATCAAATGTAGAGGATCAGAATGACTCTGATTCTACACCGCCCAAAAAGAAAATGCGGAAGACAGAAAATGGAATGTATGCTTGTGATTTGTGTGATAAGATATTCCAAAAGAGTAGTTCATTATTGAGACATAAATATGAACACACAG GTAAAAGACCTCATGAGTGTGGAATCTGTAAAAAGGCATTTAAACACAAACATCATTTGATTGAACACATGCGATTACATTCTGGAGAAAAGCCCTATCAATGTGACAAATGTGGAAAGCGCTTCTCACACTCTGGGTCTTATTCTCAACACATGAATCATCGCTACTCCTACTGTAAGAGAGAAGCGGAAGAACGTGACAGCACAGAGCAGGAAGAGGCAGGGCCTGAAATCCTCTCGAATGAGCACGTGGGTGCCAGGGCATCTCCCTCACAGGGTGACTCGGACGAGAGAGAGAGTTTGACAAGGGAAGAGGATGAAGACagtgaaaaagaggaagaggaggaggataaagaggtagaagaattgcaggaagaaaaagaatgtgaaaaaccacaaggggatgaggaggaggaggaagaagaagtggAAGAAGAGGTAGAAGAGGCAGAGAATGAGGGAGAAGAAGCAAAAACTGAAGGTCTGATGAAGGATGACAGGGCTGAAAGTCAAGCAAGCAGCTTAGGACAAAAAGTAAGTGAGAGTAGTGAGCAAGTGTctgaagaaaagacaaatgaagCCTAA
- the ZEB1 gene encoding zinc finger E-box-binding homeobox 1 isoform X14, translating into MTSHKSGRDQRHVTQSGCNRKFKCTECGKAFKYKHHLKEHLRIHSGEKPYECPNCKKRFSHSGSYSSHISSKKCISLIPVNGRPRTGLKTSQCSSPSLSASPGSPTRPQIRQKIENKPLQEQLSVNQIKTEPVDYEFKPIVVASGINCSTPLQNGVFTGGGPLQATSSPQGVVQAVVLPTVGLVSPISINLSDIQNVLKVAVDGNVIRQVLENNQANLASKEQETINASPIQQGGHSVISAISLPLVDQDGTTKIIINYSLEQPSQLQVVPQNLKKENPVATNSCKSEKLPEDLTVKSEKDKSFEGGVNDSTCLLCDDCPGDINALPELKHYDLKQPTQPPPLPAAEAEKPESSVSSATGDGNLSPSQPPLKNLLSLLKAYYALNAQPSAEELSKIADSVNLPLDVVKKWFEKMQAGQISVQSSEPSSPEPGKVNIPAKNNDHPQSANANEPQDSTVNLQSPLKMTNSPVLPLGSTTNGSRSSTPSPSPLNLSSSRNTQGYLYTAEGAQEEPQVEPLDLSLPKQQGELLERSTITSVYQNSVYSVQEEPLNLSCAKKEPQKDSCVTDSEPVVNVIPPSANPINIAIPTVTAQLPTIVAIADQNSVPCLRALAANKQTILIPQVAYTYSTTVSPAVQEPPLKVIQPNGNQDERQDTSSEGVSNVEDQNDSDSTPPKKKMRKTENGMYACDLCDKIFQKSSSLLRHKYEHTGKRPHECGICKKAFKHKHHLIEHMRLHSGEKPYQCDKCGKRFSHSGSYSQHMNHRYSYCKREAEERDSTEQEEAGPEILSNEHVGARASPSQGDSDERESLTREEDEDSEKEEEEEDKEVEELQEEKECEKPQGDEEEEEEEVEEEVEEAENEGEEAKTEGLMKDDRAESQASSLGQKVSESSEQVSEEKTNEA; encoded by the exons ATGACATCACATAAATCAGGAAGAGATCAA AGACATGTGACGCAGTCTGGGTGTAATCGTAAATTCAAGTGCACTGAGTGTGGAAAAGCTTTCAAATACAAACATCACCTAAAAGAGCACTTAAGAATTCACAgtg gagAGAAGCCATATGAATGCCCAAACTGCAAGAAACGCTTTTCCCATTCTGGCTCCTATAGCTCACACATAAGCAGTAAGAAATGTATCAGCTTGATACCTGTGAATGGGCGACCAAGAACAGGACTCAAGACATCTCAGTGTTCTTCACCGTCTCTTTCAGCATCACCAGGCAGTCCCACACGACCACAGATACGGCAAAAGATAGAGAATAAACCCCTTCAAGAACAACTTTCTGTTAACCAAATTAAAACTGAACCTGTGGATTATGAATTCAAACCCATAGTGGTTGCTTCAGGAATCAACTGTTCAACCCCTTTACAAAATGGGGTTTTCACTGGTGGTGGCCCATTACAGGCAACCAGTTCTCCTCAGGGCGTGGTGCAAGCTGTTGTTCTGCCAACAGTTGGTTTGGTGTCTCCCATAAGTATCAATTTAAGTGATATTCAGAATGTACTTAAAGTGGCGGTAGATGGTAATGTAATAAGGCAAGTGTTGGAGAATAATCAAGCCAATCTTGCATCCAAAGAACAAGAAACAATCAATGCTTCACCCATACAACAAGGTGGCCATTCTGTTATTTCAGCCATCAGTCTTCCTTTGGTTGATCAAGATGGAACAACCAAAATTATCATCAACTACAGTCTTGAGCAGCCTAGCCAACTTCAAGTTGttcctcaaaatttaaaaaaagaaaatccagtcgCAACAAACAGTTGTAAAAGTGAAAAGTTACCAGAAGATCTTACTGTTAAGTCTGAGAAGGACAAAAGCTTTGAAGGGGGGGTGAATGATAGCACTTGTCTTCTGTGTGATGATTGTCCAGGAGATATTAATGCACTTCCAGAATTAAAGCACTATGACCTAAAGCAGCCTACTCAGCCTCCTCCACTCCCTGCAGCAGAAGCTGAGAAGCCTGAGTCCTCCGTTTCATCAGCTACTGGAGATGGCAATTTGTCTCCCAGTCAGCCACCTTTAAAGAACCTCTTGTCTCTCCTAAAAGCATATTATGCTTTGAATGCACAACCAAGTGCAGAAGAGCTCTCAAAAATTGCTGATTCAGTAAACCTACCACTGGATGTAGTAAAAAAGTGGTTTGAAAAGATGCAAGCTGGACAGATTTCAGTGCAATCTTCTGAACCATCTTCTCCTGAACCAGGCAAAGTAAATATCCCTGCCAAGAACAATGATCATCCTCAATCTGCAAATGCAAATGAACCCCAGGACAGCACAGTAAATCTACAAAGTCCTTTGAAGATGACTAACTCCCCAGTTTTACCACTGGGATCAACCACCAATGGTTCCAGAAGTAGTACACCATCCCCATCACCTCTAAACCTTTCCTCATCCAGAAATACACAGGGTTACTTGTACACAGCTGAGGGTGCACAAGAAGAGCCACAAGTAGAACCTCTTGATCTTTCACTACCAAAGCAACAGGGAGAATTATTAGAAAGGTCAACTATCACTAGCGTTTACCAGAACAGTGTTTATTCTGTCCAGGAAGAACCCTTGAACTTGTCTTGCGCAAAAAAGGAGCCACAAAAGGACAGTTGTGTTACAGACTCAGAACCAGTTGTAAATGTAATCCCACCAAGTGCCAACCCCATAAATATCGCTATACCTACCGTCACTGCCCAGTTACCCACAATCGTGGCCATTGCTGACCAGAACAGTGTTCCATGCTTACGAGCACTAGCTGCCAATAAGCAAACGATTCTGATTCCCCAGGTGGCATACACATACTCAACTACGGTCAGCCCTGCAGTCCAAGAACCACCCTTGAAAGTGATCCAGCCAAATGGAAATCAG GATGAAAGACAAGATACTAGCTCAGAAGGAGTATCAAATGTAGAGGATCAGAATGACTCTGATTCTACACCGCCCAAAAAGAAAATGCGGAAGACAGAAAATGGAATGTATGCTTGTGATTTGTGTGATAAGATATTCCAAAAGAGTAGTTCATTATTGAGACATAAATATGAACACACAG GTAAAAGACCTCATGAGTGTGGAATCTGTAAAAAGGCATTTAAACACAAACATCATTTGATTGAACACATGCGATTACATTCTGGAGAAAAGCCCTATCAATGTGACAAATGTGGAAAGCGCTTCTCACACTCTGGGTCTTATTCTCAACACATGAATCATCGCTACTCCTACTGTAAGAGAGAAGCGGAAGAACGTGACAGCACAGAGCAGGAAGAGGCAGGGCCTGAAATCCTCTCGAATGAGCACGTGGGTGCCAGGGCATCTCCCTCACAGGGTGACTCGGACGAGAGAGAGAGTTTGACAAGGGAAGAGGATGAAGACagtgaaaaagaggaagaggaggaggataaagaggtagaagaattgcaggaagaaaaagaatgtgaaaaaccacaaggggatgaggaggaggaggaagaagaagtggAAGAAGAGGTAGAAGAGGCAGAGAATGAGGGAGAAGAAGCAAAAACTGAAGGTCTGATGAAGGATGACAGGGCTGAAAGTCAAGCAAGCAGCTTAGGACAAAAAGTAAGTGAGAGTAGTGAGCAAGTGTctgaagaaaagacaaatgaagCCTAA